One region of Halomonas huangheensis genomic DNA includes:
- a CDS encoding alpha/beta fold hydrolase — MSVALNFSDSGGEGVPLVIIHGLLGSADNWRSHIKYFSARYRVIAVDLRNHGASPHAQGMSYDEMAADILAVLGRCGVDQAHLLGHSMGGKVVMTFARRNPDRVASLMVADIAPVAYEHLHDTVFAAMRAVEQGAPGDRREADALMAEFVSDKPTRMFLATNLKRDDGGVLRLRVNMDAIEQGYPDIMAAPAGEGAIDAPSLVIRGSRSDYVSDERLAAVREVLPRTELVTLDAGHWLHTEKAEDFRAAIGDFLAAH; from the coding sequence ATGTCTGTTGCATTGAACTTCTCGGATAGTGGTGGCGAAGGCGTCCCGTTGGTCATCATTCATGGCCTGTTGGGCAGCGCGGACAATTGGCGTTCGCATATCAAGTACTTCTCCGCACGTTACCGAGTCATTGCCGTGGACCTGCGCAATCATGGTGCGTCGCCTCATGCACAAGGCATGAGTTATGACGAGATGGCTGCCGATATATTGGCGGTGCTGGGCCGCTGTGGAGTCGATCAGGCGCACCTGCTGGGGCATTCCATGGGGGGCAAGGTCGTCATGACGTTCGCGCGACGGAACCCCGATCGAGTGGCTTCATTGATGGTGGCTGATATTGCGCCTGTGGCTTATGAGCATCTTCACGATACCGTCTTTGCGGCGATGCGTGCGGTTGAACAGGGAGCGCCAGGCGACCGCCGGGAGGCCGATGCCTTGATGGCTGAGTTTGTCAGTGACAAGCCTACGCGCATGTTCCTTGCGACCAACCTCAAGCGTGATGACGGTGGTGTACTGCGTCTTCGCGTCAATATGGATGCGATCGAGCAGGGCTACCCCGATATCATGGCGGCTCCGGCTGGTGAGGGTGCGATTGATGCTCCCAGTCTGGTGATACGTGGTTCTCGTTCTGACTATGTCAGTGATGAGCGTTTGGCAGCAGTGAGAGAGGTATTACCCCGTACCGAGTTGGTGACGCTTGATGCTGGCCATTGGCTGCATACCGAGAAGGCAGAGGATTTTCGCGCTGCCATCGGGGACTTTCTCGCCGCTCACTGA
- a CDS encoding ArsR/SmtB family transcription factor, translated as MIDSQRQAERLLEGGDSTVDKASTLLKAIANDNRLRILCLLEGNELSVTELNQRLSLSQSALSQHLAILRRAELVSTRRASQTIYYSLNGETASIMIAALVQLNAANDQA; from the coding sequence ATGATCGACTCTCAGCGCCAGGCAGAACGCCTACTCGAAGGAGGCGATTCCACTGTCGACAAGGCCAGCACCTTGCTGAAAGCCATTGCCAATGACAATCGCCTGCGCATTCTTTGCCTGCTTGAAGGTAATGAGTTGTCCGTCACTGAGCTCAACCAACGTCTCAGCCTCAGCCAATCAGCTTTATCACAGCACTTGGCCATCCTGCGTCGTGCAGAACTGGTTTCTACACGACGAGCGTCACAGACCATCTATTACTCACTCAACGGCGAGACTGCCAGCATCATGATCGCAGCCCTGGTGCAACTCAACGCGGCCAATGACCAGGCCTGA
- the sohB gene encoding protease SohB: MGTFLVQLLSVAVVVTIATLVILRARGAGRRSGTTRLRITDLGRQHEQRQQKLSMIDMPARARRRLARRMKRDERRQSRTGKGTPSTTWVLDFHGNIKASGVTRLAQEISLLLPVVGSQDEVVLRLESPGGLVHAYGLAAAELDRLREAGLSTTVCVDKVAASGGYLMACNADRIRVAPFAVIGSIGVVAQVPNVHRLLQRHDVDVELHTAGRFKRTLTVLGENTEEGREKFRDDLESTHDKFKQYVAARRPQLDIESVATGEIWYGQEAVTRGLADDVGTSEAYLMEAMKKGRVIAVGLEAERSLTSRIGVGSARLVDHLWERLEERLDAARWERR; encoded by the coding sequence ATGGGAACCTTTCTGGTGCAACTGTTGAGTGTTGCTGTGGTGGTGACGATTGCCACTCTTGTCATTCTTCGTGCTAGAGGAGCAGGGCGTCGTAGCGGTACTACGCGTTTGCGCATTACGGACCTTGGGCGTCAGCATGAGCAGCGCCAGCAGAAGTTGAGCATGATTGACATGCCAGCTCGAGCCAGACGTCGATTGGCGCGGCGTATGAAACGTGATGAGCGCCGACAGTCACGAACCGGCAAGGGAACACCGAGTACGACCTGGGTGCTGGATTTTCACGGCAACATCAAGGCGTCAGGCGTCACGCGTCTGGCGCAGGAAATCTCGCTACTGCTGCCGGTCGTTGGTAGCCAGGATGAAGTGGTGCTGCGCCTGGAGTCGCCAGGTGGCCTGGTGCATGCCTATGGATTGGCCGCAGCCGAGCTTGACCGCCTGCGCGAAGCAGGGCTGTCCACCACTGTCTGTGTTGATAAGGTAGCGGCCAGTGGGGGCTATTTGATGGCCTGCAATGCCGATCGAATTCGCGTCGCACCGTTTGCGGTCATCGGCTCGATCGGTGTCGTTGCACAGGTGCCGAATGTTCACCGTCTTCTCCAACGGCACGATGTTGATGTTGAGTTGCATACCGCGGGGCGCTTCAAGCGTACCCTGACGGTACTGGGAGAAAACACTGAAGAGGGGCGAGAGAAGTTTCGCGACGATCTCGAGAGTACCCACGACAAGTTCAAGCAGTATGTAGCCGCACGCCGGCCGCAATTGGACATCGAGTCGGTTGCAACAGGGGAAATCTGGTATGGGCAAGAAGCTGTCACTAGAGGGCTGGCTGATGATGTCGGTACCAGCGAGGCCTACTTGATGGAAGCCATGAAGAAAGGCCGGGTCATCGCCGTGGGATTGGAAGCTGAACGGTCGCTGACTTCGCGTATTGGAGTGGGGTCGGCACGGCTGGTGGATCATCTGTGGGAACGACTGGAAGAACGCCTTGATGCGGCACGGTGGGAGCGGCGCTGA
- a CDS encoding HD domain-containing protein → MHPDLVERARLFATAAHAAIDQRRKYSGAPYIEHPEAVARLVAEHGADEVMIAAAWLHDVVEDTEVSLELVSEEFGKEVSDLVDALSDLQTAEDGNRRVRKQRAAERLAQADPRAQTIKYADLIHNTSSIVRHDRGFAYIYLEEKRYLLEMMTQGEPGLRQKAFQMLEVAEGELSSPRRCS, encoded by the coding sequence ATGCATCCTGACCTTGTGGAACGTGCGCGTCTTTTTGCTACTGCCGCGCATGCGGCGATCGACCAACGCCGCAAGTATAGTGGCGCACCTTATATCGAGCATCCCGAAGCCGTTGCTCGACTGGTCGCTGAGCATGGGGCCGATGAGGTGATGATTGCCGCGGCATGGTTGCATGATGTAGTAGAGGATACCGAGGTCTCGCTCGAGCTGGTGAGTGAGGAGTTCGGCAAGGAAGTTTCCGACCTGGTGGATGCCCTGAGTGACTTGCAGACAGCGGAAGATGGCAATCGCAGGGTGCGCAAGCAGCGTGCCGCCGAGCGCCTCGCCCAGGCGGATCCACGAGCTCAGACCATCAAATACGCAGACTTGATTCACAATACCTCGAGTATCGTGAGGCACGATCGCGGTTTCGCGTATATCTACCTGGAAGAGAAGCGTTATCTGTTGGAGATGATGACGCAGGGGGAGCCTGGGCTTCGCCAGAAGGCTTTCCAGATGCTGGAAGTGGCAGAAGGTGAACTGTCCAGTCCTCGCCGTTGCTCCTGA
- a CDS encoding M48 family metallopeptidase: MRWIAISALSLLLAGCDETPTGRSRIAWVPHGMMAELGSDTFEQMRQFTPVTTDPAIKRLAECVSAELISALADSWPELGVPEHWNVVVFEDPVPNAFALPGGRIGINTGLLKVAENPDQLAAVVGHEIGHVIARHGNERLTQQLGIQGVLMVIGLASDGDVSNDALMRALGLGSQLGITLPFSRAHEVEADRIGLKLMAQAGFNPKQSVELWRNMMEVADDQPFELLSTHPHHESRIAVLQEYMPDAAAIFSSVPRAACTPL; encoded by the coding sequence GTGAGGTGGATCGCAATCAGCGCGCTGTCGCTGTTGTTGGCAGGTTGTGATGAAACGCCAACGGGGCGTAGTCGTATCGCCTGGGTACCGCACGGCATGATGGCTGAGCTGGGAAGCGATACTTTTGAGCAAATGCGACAGTTCACACCGGTTACCACTGACCCAGCTATCAAGCGCCTGGCTGAATGCGTTTCGGCGGAACTCATCAGCGCCCTGGCCGATTCCTGGCCGGAACTTGGTGTTCCTGAGCATTGGAATGTTGTGGTGTTCGAGGATCCGGTACCGAATGCCTTCGCGTTGCCCGGCGGGCGTATCGGCATCAATACCGGGCTGCTGAAGGTGGCGGAGAACCCCGACCAACTGGCTGCGGTGGTGGGTCATGAGATTGGTCACGTTATAGCGCGGCATGGTAACGAACGTTTGACCCAGCAGTTGGGCATTCAAGGGGTGCTGATGGTGATTGGTCTTGCCAGTGATGGAGATGTCAGCAACGATGCATTGATGCGAGCATTGGGATTAGGCTCACAGCTCGGCATCACCTTGCCTTTCAGTCGCGCGCATGAGGTCGAAGCCGATCGCATTGGCTTGAAGTTGATGGCTCAGGCCGGTTTCAACCCCAAGCAGAGTGTCGAGCTATGGCGCAATATGATGGAAGTTGCTGACGATCAGCCGTTCGAACTGCTGTCGACGCATCCTCACCATGAGTCGCGAATTGCCGTGTTACAGGAATACATGCCGGATGCGGCGGCGATATTCTCCAGCGTCCCCAGGGCGGCATGCACTCCTCTCTAG
- a CDS encoding sulfotransferase yields the protein MMVWLALFASLVAFIGVLKGLAAQQHAVNAVRLAQGALAVISDPELDDDTKEHQVQRASISLLKSFVILLGIGIAACVSAYVLVAGGNLIGLYSMDDVWQVATSAVFLVVSTIAAVLLWIVLSRRRSDGGAEQASEARDEVPYSPMDKALHLYAFSSSSAQGTLASMENHLWRKRIQSTPNQCPVFVTSLPRAGTTILLELLARQSEFASPTYRHMPFTMAPLLWGRYSRLLRKSGTRAERAHGDGIEVDFESPEAFEEMVWMAYWKEKYGSQHIETWQADDRNAEFEEFFDQHLRKVIIGKPGSTCYVSKNNANIARLPLLKAMYPESRILIPVREPLAQVQSLMRQHQRFSDLHERDRFARQYMEGIGHFEFGGALKPIAFAGAPEDTEGSEQVDYWLRYWIAAYEHVLSQAPRDAVFVDHEALSQTPALQLPRIAEALVVNDQAAMVTCSDMFRASREVRTLPDASPELLRRAREVHAELLERTLKA from the coding sequence ATGATGGTGTGGTTAGCGCTCTTTGCCAGTCTTGTGGCCTTTATCGGCGTTCTCAAGGGGCTGGCCGCGCAACAGCATGCTGTGAACGCCGTCCGGTTAGCGCAGGGAGCGCTGGCCGTCATCTCCGATCCAGAGTTGGATGATGATACCAAGGAGCACCAGGTTCAGCGTGCCTCCATCTCATTGCTCAAGAGTTTCGTCATCCTGCTGGGCATTGGTATCGCTGCCTGTGTCAGCGCCTATGTGCTGGTTGCCGGCGGCAACCTGATTGGTCTGTATAGCATGGATGATGTATGGCAGGTGGCGACCAGTGCGGTTTTCCTGGTGGTCTCGACGATTGCCGCTGTGCTGCTGTGGATTGTGTTGTCTCGTCGTCGCAGTGACGGTGGAGCAGAGCAAGCCAGCGAGGCGCGAGATGAGGTGCCTTATTCGCCGATGGACAAGGCGCTGCATCTCTATGCCTTCTCGTCATCCTCGGCGCAGGGCACCCTGGCCAGCATGGAGAATCATCTCTGGCGTAAACGTATTCAGAGTACGCCCAACCAGTGCCCGGTATTTGTTACCTCGCTGCCGCGTGCAGGAACCACCATCCTGCTGGAGCTATTGGCACGGCAGAGCGAGTTTGCCTCGCCAACCTATCGCCATATGCCTTTCACCATGGCGCCTCTGTTGTGGGGACGCTACTCGCGCCTGCTGCGCAAGAGCGGCACCAGGGCCGAGCGCGCCCATGGAGATGGCATCGAGGTCGATTTCGAAAGCCCTGAGGCCTTCGAGGAAATGGTATGGATGGCGTACTGGAAAGAGAAGTATGGCAGCCAGCATATTGAGACCTGGCAGGCCGATGATCGCAACGCCGAGTTCGAGGAGTTCTTCGATCAGCATCTGCGCAAGGTGATCATCGGTAAACCCGGCTCTACCTGCTACGTCTCCAAGAACAACGCCAATATCGCGCGCTTACCGTTGCTCAAGGCGATGTATCCCGAATCTCGCATTCTGATTCCGGTGCGTGAGCCACTGGCTCAGGTTCAATCACTGATGCGCCAACATCAACGCTTCTCTGATCTCCATGAACGCGATCGTTTCGCGCGCCAGTATATGGAGGGCATTGGCCACTTCGAGTTCGGTGGCGCGCTGAAGCCGATAGCCTTTGCTGGAGCACCGGAAGATACAGAAGGCTCTGAGCAGGTTGATTATTGGCTGCGCTACTGGATAGCGGCTTACGAACACGTGCTGAGTCAGGCACCTCGAGATGCCGTATTCGTTGATCACGAAGCGCTGAGTCAGACACCGGCACTGCAGTTGCCGAGGATCGCCGAAGCGCTGGTGGTGAATGACCAGGCTGCCATGGTGACCTGCAGCGATATGTTCCGTGCTTCTCGTGAGGTCCGAACATTACCTGATGCAAGTCCCGAGCTCCTGCGTCGAGCTCGAGAGGTCCATGCCGAGCTGCTGGAACGCACCCTCAAGGCATAA
- a CDS encoding arylsulfotransferase family protein — translation MARKPIGERLGPVMFVASLGVIAVIYGAVASERNWFPAPQISLAQRTMMDISHNWKNDLALEPTRHLVKPVGDNPGTDRGLEGKPSGASSEGYVLVAGLNEDQDESFHVVRLYDREGNEVHRWPVHYDWLEDEHKPQNVMLHGMEVFEDGSLAVTFDAGNVIARIDACGKPMWTRKGSFHHSINRDGDGQLVTLLGEGIAWLDEDTGEITHKLDIVKDLAEYSGGDQRATFDIRTRTPDNLDQEVRYLMDPFHPNDAEPLRAEMADAFPMFDAGDVLLSLRELNLLAVVDPQTGQMKWHRHGPWFKQHDPDFEPDGTISVFDNATGTGATRILSIRPGEEDVETLFSGSEDQPFYSWRRGKHQVLEDGSILLTEAEGGRVLDVSGDGEVLWQRHMKWDAENNLIITEARFVPDDFFDKELPRCSSS, via the coding sequence GTGGCTAGAAAACCGATTGGCGAACGCCTTGGCCCCGTAATGTTCGTGGCATCGCTTGGTGTGATTGCAGTGATCTATGGTGCGGTGGCCAGCGAGAGAAACTGGTTCCCAGCTCCTCAGATCAGCCTGGCGCAACGAACCATGATGGACATTTCCCATAACTGGAAGAATGACCTGGCGCTCGAGCCGACACGCCATCTGGTCAAACCGGTGGGAGACAACCCAGGTACCGATCGTGGTCTCGAAGGAAAGCCGAGTGGTGCCTCCAGTGAAGGATATGTACTGGTGGCAGGCCTCAACGAAGATCAGGACGAGTCTTTCCATGTGGTGCGTCTCTACGACCGCGAGGGGAATGAAGTGCACCGCTGGCCAGTGCACTACGACTGGTTGGAAGATGAGCACAAACCTCAGAACGTCATGCTGCATGGCATGGAAGTCTTCGAGGACGGTTCGCTGGCAGTGACGTTTGATGCCGGTAACGTGATTGCGCGCATCGATGCCTGTGGCAAGCCGATGTGGACACGCAAGGGGAGCTTTCACCATTCAATCAACCGTGATGGGGACGGGCAGTTGGTGACGCTGCTCGGCGAGGGTATCGCCTGGTTGGATGAAGATACCGGCGAGATCACCCACAAGCTCGATATCGTCAAGGACCTTGCCGAATATTCCGGCGGAGACCAGCGTGCGACCTTCGATATCCGCACGCGTACACCAGATAACCTCGACCAGGAAGTTCGGTATCTGATGGATCCCTTCCACCCGAATGATGCCGAACCGCTTCGGGCCGAGATGGCAGATGCCTTCCCCATGTTTGATGCCGGCGATGTGCTGCTCAGTTTGCGCGAGTTGAACCTGCTTGCGGTCGTTGATCCGCAGACGGGACAAATGAAGTGGCATCGCCATGGTCCGTGGTTCAAGCAGCATGACCCGGATTTCGAGCCGGATGGCACCATCAGCGTCTTCGACAACGCCACTGGTACCGGCGCGACTCGTATCCTGAGCATCCGTCCCGGTGAAGAAGACGTCGAAACACTATTCTCCGGGTCCGAGGATCAGCCGTTCTACAGCTGGCGACGTGGTAAGCATCAGGTACTGGAGGATGGCAGCATATTGCTTACTGAAGCCGAGGGCGGTCGGGTGCTGGACGTTTCTGGTGATGGAGAAGTGCTCTGGCAGCGACATATGAAATGGGACGCCGAGAATAATTTGATCATTACCGAAGCGCGTTTCGTACCAGACGATTTCTTTGACAAGGAGCTACCACGGTGTTCCTCATCCTGA
- a CDS encoding potassium/proton antiporter encodes MDIINSLFLFAGTLIALSVLASRLSAMAGVPLLVLFLVLGMLAGEEGVLGINFDNYSLAFIIGHLALAMILLDGGLRTRLTTFRVGFRPALGLATIGVFITSGLVGLISMWVFDLTLMQGLLVGAIVGSTDAAAVFSMLSGSGLNLNERVAATLEIESGTNDPMAIFLTLVLVESLVGGVGTPVEMLLLFTQQFAVAIILGLGGGWLSARLLSWLDLAPGLYSLLALALGMCVFGMTSALGGSGFLAIYLTGLMIGNRPGRHLNFILPVHDGLAWLSQIGLFLVLGLLVTPSALFDVILPASIVALALIFIARPLAVIITLKPFFRFRWREVIFISWVGLRGAVPIVLAIFPVIGGVENSQLYFNVAFAVVLLSLLIQGGSLPWMARRMRVMVPNTAEPNYRGPLGILPENDFEMFVYRVENPDLEGVPIRLMRFPSGALISALFRKHVMLHPKGSTQLKVDDVICVIGRNDDLPALNRLFDGEAKLKQRKDFFGTFTLDGGASMRDVADAYGLTLSPAEAGLTLGHFLALRVGGYPVVGDDVDWHGIHWVISGMQGNRITHVGIRLY; translated from the coding sequence ATGGACATCATCAACAGTCTCTTTCTTTTTGCAGGCACCTTGATTGCCCTGAGTGTGTTGGCCAGTCGCCTTTCGGCAATGGCTGGGGTGCCGCTGCTGGTCCTGTTCCTCGTGTTGGGGATGCTGGCCGGCGAGGAAGGCGTGTTGGGCATCAACTTCGACAATTATTCGCTGGCCTTCATCATTGGCCATCTTGCGTTGGCCATGATTCTGCTGGATGGCGGCTTGCGTACGCGTTTGACCACTTTCCGGGTTGGCTTTCGTCCGGCATTGGGCCTGGCCACGATAGGGGTGTTCATCACCAGTGGTCTAGTCGGCCTTATTTCCATGTGGGTGTTCGACCTGACGTTGATGCAGGGGTTGCTGGTAGGAGCAATCGTTGGCTCCACTGATGCTGCGGCAGTATTTTCCATGCTCAGCGGGAGCGGCCTGAATCTCAACGAACGTGTTGCAGCCACACTGGAGATTGAGTCGGGTACCAACGATCCCATGGCCATCTTCCTGACACTGGTGCTGGTCGAAAGCCTGGTTGGGGGCGTCGGCACCCCAGTGGAAATGTTGTTGCTGTTCACCCAGCAATTTGCGGTTGCCATCATTCTGGGTCTTGGTGGTGGGTGGCTGAGCGCACGCTTGTTATCGTGGCTCGACCTGGCACCCGGCCTCTATTCCCTGCTTGCGCTGGCATTGGGCATGTGTGTGTTCGGTATGACCAGCGCTCTTGGCGGAAGTGGCTTCCTTGCGATCTATCTCACCGGATTGATGATAGGTAATCGGCCCGGACGGCATCTGAATTTCATCCTGCCGGTTCACGATGGGCTGGCCTGGCTCAGTCAGATTGGCCTGTTCCTTGTGTTGGGCCTGCTGGTGACGCCGAGCGCATTGTTCGATGTCATTCTACCGGCATCGATTGTTGCCCTTGCGCTGATATTCATCGCGCGCCCGTTGGCGGTGATCATCACTCTCAAGCCATTTTTTCGCTTCCGCTGGCGAGAAGTGATCTTTATCTCCTGGGTGGGCTTGCGAGGAGCAGTTCCCATCGTGCTGGCCATCTTTCCGGTAATTGGTGGAGTAGAGAACTCACAGCTGTACTTCAATGTCGCATTCGCCGTGGTGTTGTTGTCGCTGTTGATTCAGGGAGGGAGTTTGCCCTGGATGGCGCGACGCATGCGGGTCATGGTGCCCAACACGGCAGAGCCCAATTATCGCGGTCCGTTGGGGATACTGCCGGAAAACGACTTCGAGATGTTCGTCTACCGAGTCGAGAACCCCGATCTCGAGGGTGTGCCGATTCGCTTGATGCGCTTTCCATCCGGGGCCTTGATCTCTGCCCTGTTTCGCAAACATGTCATGCTTCACCCCAAGGGAAGCACCCAGCTCAAGGTCGATGACGTGATCTGTGTCATTGGTCGCAATGATGACCTTCCCGCGTTGAACAGGCTGTTTGATGGTGAGGCGAAGTTGAAGCAGCGTAAGGACTTCTTCGGTACCTTTACCCTTGATGGAGGCGCCAGTATGCGAGATGTCGCCGATGCCTATGGCCTGACGCTGAGTCCGGCAGAAGCGGGTCTGACATTGGGGCACTTCCTGGCATTGCGTGTTGGAGGCTATCCCGTGGTTGGGGATGATGTGGATTGGCACGGCATTCACTGGGTGATCAGTGGCATGCAGGGCAACCGTATCACCCATGTGGGTATCAGGCTTTATTGA
- a CDS encoding 7-cyano-7-deazaguanine/7-aminomethyl-7-deazaguanine transporter has product MFELSALQRRRLLAIMVAFHITVIAASNYLVQLPFTLFGLHTTWGAFSFPFIFLATDLTVRLFGKGPARTIVLRVMLPALVVSYVVSVVFPRGSFVGLGALGEWNLFVARIALASFMAYLLGQLLDVRVFDRLRRLKAWWVAPAASTVLGNLVDTLAFFSIAFHEGPDPFMASHWPEIAAVDYAIKLGISLLFFLPLYGILLRWLSQRLVALSANQGQWAIDVEGTRS; this is encoded by the coding sequence ATGTTCGAACTGTCCGCGCTTCAGAGACGTCGCCTGTTGGCGATCATGGTTGCTTTCCACATTACAGTGATTGCGGCCAGCAACTATCTGGTACAGCTTCCCTTTACGCTGTTCGGGCTGCATACCACATGGGGGGCTTTCAGTTTCCCGTTCATCTTTCTTGCCACGGACTTGACCGTACGCCTGTTCGGCAAAGGGCCAGCTCGCACCATTGTGTTGCGCGTCATGCTTCCGGCGTTGGTGGTTTCCTACGTTGTATCTGTTGTTTTTCCGCGTGGCAGCTTCGTAGGGCTTGGTGCTCTCGGTGAATGGAACCTGTTCGTTGCTCGTATTGCTCTGGCCAGCTTCATGGCCTATCTACTGGGGCAACTGCTTGATGTTCGGGTATTTGATCGGTTACGCCGCCTAAAGGCCTGGTGGGTGGCACCAGCTGCGTCCACGGTGTTGGGCAACCTGGTCGACACTCTGGCGTTCTTCTCCATTGCCTTTCACGAGGGCCCGGATCCGTTCATGGCCTCTCACTGGCCAGAGATTGCGGCAGTCGACTACGCCATCAAACTGGGCATCAGCCTACTGTTCTTCCTGCCGCTGTATGGCATTCTGCTACGTTGGCTGAGCCAGCGGCTGGTGGCATTGAGTGCCAACCAGGGTCAGTGGGCTATCGATGTTGAAGGGACAAGGTCCTGA
- a CDS encoding YnfA family protein, whose amino-acid sequence MLALPTFVVAALAEIGGCFAFWAWLRLGRSPLWLIPGVISLLLFAWLLTRVDAEMAGRAYAAYGGIYIGTSLMWMWLVEGSRPDRWDGIGATICLVGAMVILLGPRGA is encoded by the coding sequence ATGCTGGCCTTGCCTACCTTTGTAGTTGCCGCTCTGGCAGAAATCGGTGGCTGTTTTGCCTTTTGGGCATGGTTACGTCTGGGACGCTCTCCACTGTGGTTGATTCCCGGAGTGATCAGTCTGCTGCTGTTTGCCTGGTTGTTGACTCGTGTCGATGCCGAGATGGCTGGGCGGGCCTATGCCGCATATGGCGGCATCTATATCGGTACGTCCTTGATGTGGATGTGGCTGGTAGAGGGCAGTCGTCCGGATCGTTGGGATGGCATTGGCGCGACTATCTGCCTGGTGGGCGCCATGGTGATCCTGCTGGGGCCACGAGGAGCGTGA
- a CDS encoding ABC transporter substrate-binding protein, with the protein MPMALRRCILLSGALSLALIVGAALTVQAAHAQESGTPQTIEEAVADEQSPVVNNDQTGTTAETTSETAIQGQSESGTDELEGDITEQPAAIDEPNIDEPNIDEPGIDEPTSIDRAYLNYPRGPGVDTPTMPAAPSMTSTPPDPLLPPPVTHLELVLDWHPGPRHAALLVADALGLFTRRGLDVKMRPPADPDIPAKLVAASRVDLALTDQATLHQLVDEGKPLIRVATLIELPLAAVVASQDSGIRSALSLIDQRVGYSTQASHDVILRAILSEERLNLSHVEARDVHFSTITAMSEGRVDALVAGSRFSLPRQLADLGVATRILPLEELGFPIHDGLIMVANVDHLAARKSSIRRFVSALQEATEWITAHPDMAWEIMVEQEPTIDSTANAEAWPNIRRRLALRPGAVDMARYRRLEHYLWEHDIIETLTPPEKLAKDPG; encoded by the coding sequence ATGCCGATGGCCCTACGCCGGTGCATATTGCTGTCCGGCGCGCTGAGCCTCGCGCTCATCGTCGGCGCTGCACTCACAGTGCAGGCCGCACACGCACAGGAAAGCGGCACCCCCCAAACGATTGAAGAGGCTGTTGCGGATGAACAGTCTCCCGTCGTAAACAACGACCAAACAGGGACTACTGCCGAGACAACAAGTGAGACCGCCATACAAGGCCAGTCAGAGTCAGGGACGGATGAACTCGAGGGAGACATTACAGAACAACCAGCAGCCATCGACGAACCCAACATCGACGAACCCAACATCGACGAACCTGGCATCGACGAGCCAACCAGCATCGACCGCGCCTATCTCAATTATCCTCGAGGGCCGGGCGTAGACACCCCCACCATGCCTGCCGCTCCATCGATGACCAGCACGCCGCCCGACCCTCTCCTACCGCCGCCGGTTACGCATCTCGAGCTGGTGTTGGATTGGCATCCAGGGCCACGCCATGCCGCTCTACTGGTGGCTGACGCTCTTGGGTTGTTCACCCGGCGCGGGCTCGATGTCAAGATGCGTCCGCCTGCAGATCCCGATATCCCCGCGAAGCTGGTTGCAGCTTCGCGTGTTGACCTGGCGCTGACGGACCAGGCAACGCTGCACCAACTGGTCGATGAGGGTAAGCCTCTGATTCGTGTAGCGACACTGATCGAACTGCCATTGGCGGCAGTTGTGGCCAGTCAAGATAGCGGCATCCGCTCGGCGCTATCGCTGATCGACCAACGAGTCGGATACTCCACCCAGGCCAGTCACGATGTGATTCTGCGAGCGATACTTTCCGAGGAACGCCTCAATCTGTCACACGTTGAGGCACGGGACGTGCACTTCTCTACCATCACCGCGATGAGCGAAGGTCGCGTGGACGCTCTGGTAGCGGGCTCACGATTCAGTCTCCCCCGCCAACTGGCGGACCTGGGAGTAGCCACTCGGATATTGCCGCTGGAAGAGTTGGGTTTTCCCATTCACGACGGATTGATCATGGTCGCCAATGTTGATCATCTTGCGGCAAGGAAGAGTTCCATCAGGCGATTCGTCTCGGCGCTTCAGGAAGCCACTGAATGGATTACTGCCCATCCAGACATGGCGTGGGAGATCATGGTCGAGCAGGAGCCAACTATCGACAGCACAGCCAATGCCGAGGCCTGGCCGAATATTCGACGACGCCTTGCACTACGCCCCGGCGCCGTCGATATGGCTCGTTATCGCCGCCTGGAGCACTATCTATGGGAGCACGACATCATCGAGACCTTGACGCCTCCCGAGAAGCTGGCAAAAGACCCAGGCTGA